The following are encoded together in the Anguilla rostrata isolate EN2019 chromosome 19, ASM1855537v3, whole genome shotgun sequence genome:
- the LOC135245581 gene encoding interleukin-17 receptor A-like, translating into MYLIVYSTVLLSVHATLTSGLRILQSPPLNCTQEGLRCTANINNCLDQDWLRPRKYTPTDPKNLTVKLDVREDENGDLVPVLLVNWAAQIDGSIKFMEGTEVYVLEMSINLNRCVRYIFDNKITHKKKSPDEPWSFSLDSVVVDPNQTYIVSVNNLPKPNLNHDSYNVSKEITIPGCADAIIKKTKKCVESGSLWKSNISLEMSKGQDGKAAITVGFDGDTLSEKYSVAVQCVSSNTEFQTVKKSNRTSLKATFALGMWPRTCCHFNVVIQPFFASCQNDCIRRWKTFNICPSSPTLSPGVPVQTPLAVGLVLALGVVLLCGTACCAYFHCGKLLMKDQRGAKISQKDPDFPMKDSQDKPSSQRKVLLIYSLDHPLYRDVVLKLCAFLTAKCGTEVVLDLLDSAWLGAVGRMQWLDWQKQQIEKSSDKILILCSRGVRAKWRAMCGEGRVMLREDLRSPMGDMLTPALSLIAPDLLRAAALEKYIVAYFEDVSSEEDVPAPFNITVKYKLMKHFEELYFRILDQEKHEPGRVNRIEGIAPDEYFNCPSGRALRDAIETLQAYQLENPDWFEKECVDSEEEVSESELQHPLLADTCGDPVFQCVPEFKEGPPVLVNEVEFNEDARGVRALIPLVNQGGEGLSIYESHPGICAEQSQVCSSHSLAKGTPGVLDAGPSLFTFKGHQPVNAEPALCEPAAPRVNRLCRPEESPGESCPGEEEEEEEEEEEQLHASLGPPSQESLQRLRALQESLCPIAGPVPARVEDESVFDVEGRREWIQEKRPQSGSDQGYISRSLLQDSTLRQGSADPLEALSKLQEACLLNSLAPSSGFPDTPSY; encoded by the exons ATGTATCTAATTGTTTACAGTACCGTGTTGTTGTCCGTTCATGCAACTCTAACGTCCGGTCTTCGGATATTGCAATCGCCACCTCTGAACTGTACACAAGAG ggtCTGAGATGCACGGCAAATATAA ACAACTGCTTGGACCAAGACTGGCTAAGACCCAGGAAATACACTCCGACTGATCCGAAGAACCTGACGGTGAAGCTGGACGTGAGAGAGGATGAGAACGGTGACCTCGTGCCGGTTCTTCTGGTGAACTGGGCAGCGCAGATCGACG GGAGCATTAAATTCATGGAGGGCACAGAGGTCTACGTGCTGGAAATGTCTATCAACCTGAACCGCTGCGTTCGCTACATCTTTGACAACAAGATCACTCACAAGAAGAAGTCGCCAGATGAACCG tggtCATTTTCACTGGACAGTGTGGTGGTGGACCCTAACCAGACATACATAGTTTCTGTCAATAATCTGCCCAAGCCAAACCTGAACCACGATAGCTACAATGTCTCTAAAGAGATTACCATCCCAG GGTGTGCAGATGCCATaataaagaaaactaaaaagTGTGTGGAAAGCG GAAGTCTATGGAAGTCCAACATTAGCTTGGAGATGTCCAAAGGGCAAGATGGCAAAGCAGCGATCACCGTGGGCTTCGACGGCGACACGCTCTCTGAGAAGTACAGCGTAGCCGTCCAGTGCGTGTCCAGTAACACGGAGTTCCAGACCGTAAAGAAG AGCAATCGGACGTCTCTGAAAGCGACTTTTGCTCTTGGAATGTGGCCTCGAACTTGTTGCCATTTTAATGTGGTG ATCCAGCCATTTTTTGCGTCGTGCCAAAACGACTGTATTCGACGCTGGAAGACATTTAACATCT GTCCAAGCAGCCCGACGTTGTCGCCCGGGGTTCCAGTCCAAACTCCTCTGGCAGTTGGCCTTGTTCTCGCTCTCGGTGTCGTCCTGCTTTGTGGGACAGCCTGCTGTGCCTATTTCCACTGTGGAAAACTGCTGATGAAAG atcAGCGAGGAGCAAAAATATCCCAGAAAG ATCCAGATTTCCCTATGAAAGACTCGCAGGACAAACCCAGCTCCCAGAGGAAAGTGCTCCTGATCTACTCGCTGGACCACCCTCTGTACAGAGACGTCGTCCTCAAGCTGTGCGCCTTCCTGACTGCCAAGTGCGGCACCGAGGTGGTCCTGGACCTGCTGGACTCCGCCTGGCTCGGCGCCGTGGGCCGCATGCAGTGGCTGGACTGGCAGAAGCAGCAGATCGAGAAGTCGTCCGACAAGATCCTGATCCTGTGCTCACGGGGCGTGCGCGCCAAGTGGAGGGCGATGTGCGGAGAGGGCCGGGTGATGCTGAGAGAGGACCTCCGCTCGCCCATGGGGGACATGCTCACCCCCGCCCTCAGTCTGATTGCCCCAGACTTGCTGCGAGCAGCTGCGCTGGAGAAGTACATCGTGGCGTACTTTGAGGACGTGAGCAGCGAGGAAGACGTCCCGGCCCCGTTCAACATCACCGTCAAGTACAAGCTGATGAAGCACTTTGAGGAGCTCTACTTCAGAATCCTGGACCAGGAAAAACATGAGCCGGGAAGGGTGAACCGCATCGAGGGAATAGCGCCAGATGAATATTTCAACTGCCCCTCGGGTAGAGCCTTGAGGGACGCCATCGAGACTTTGCAGGCCTACCAGCTGGAGAATCCTGACTGGTTTGAAAAGGAGTGTGTGGACAGCGAGGAAGAAGTGTCAGAGTCCGAGCTACAGCACCCTCTTCTCGCAGACACGTGCGGAGACCCCGTATTTCAGTGTGTGCCGGAGTTTAAAGAAGGGCCTCCTGTCCTTGTCAACGAGGTGGAGTTCAATGAAGATGCCAGAGGCGTCCGTGCATTAATTCCTCTCGTgaaccagggaggggaagggctTTCCATCTACGAATCTCATCCGGGTATTTGTgcggagcagagccaggtctgttCCTCACATTCCCTGGCGAAGGGTACTCCAGGTGTCCTGGATGCTGGCCCCTCGCTTTTCACCTTCAAGGGACACCAGCCTGTGAATGCAGAACCTGCCCTGTGTGAACCTGCCGCCCCGAGAGTGAACAGGCTGTGCCGGCCAGAGGAGTCACCTGGAGAGAGCTGCccaggtgaggaggaggaggaggaggaggaagaggaagagcagctCCACGCCTCTCTTGGTCCACCTTCCCAGGAATCTCTACAGCGCCTGCGGGCTCTCCAGGAGTCTCTGTGTCCCATCGCCGGCCCCGTCCCAGCGCGCGTGGAGGACGAGTCCGTTTTCGACGTGGAGGGGCGGCGCGAATGGATCCAGGAGAAGAGGCCGCAGAGCGGATCAGACCAAGGGTACATCTCCAGGTCCCTCCTCCAGGACTCGACACTTAGACAGGGCTCTGCAGACCCGCTGGAGGCTCTGTCCAAACTCCAGGAGGCGTGTCTTCTGAACAGCCTCGCCCCCTCCAGCGGCTTTCCCGACACGCCAAGCTACTGA
- the LOC135245582 gene encoding interleukin-17 receptor A-like: MNFLIGHVFSLMALVSSLRIMEWPPLNCTQEGLRCSANISDCSDGDRWVRPRYETPTRPLISELQVVARRDEKGDLVPVISAKWRAQTDGSILSLKGTKVHIRQEASNRSLCVYYVFHNEIKDMVNPRREAWSFSLDGVVVDPGQKYSISISNLPVPRTGHNKIDRNFTVPGCNDPKLQETEVCLESGSLWEPNITRSISGSGAAMTVSFNSEERSEKYTVSVQCPDFRDSQTVWKDNETSLNVTFATDQWPATCCDYDIVLQPFFIRCSEDCARLERFKNCVHDPRYSGGQVLIISFLGLLLGCGCFALCRKTLTGVRKPCPPGSLSDPAATPTAVSRQEPLQLSTPRKVLLIYSLDHPLYRDVVLKLCAFLRAKCGTEVVLDLLDSAWLGTVGRMQWLDWQKQQIEKSSDKILILCSRGVRAKWRAMCGEGRVMLREDLRSPMGDMLTPALNLIVPDVVHSTSFQKYMVAYFEDVSCEDDVPAPFNVTVKYKLMKHFEELYFRILDQEKHEPGRVNRIEGIALDEYFNCPSGRALRDAIETLQAYQLENPDWFEKECVDSEEEVAESELQHPLLADTCGDPVFQCVPEFQEGPPVLVNEVQFNEDARGVQALIPLVNQGGEGLSTHQLHPGVHPSDSHLCYSHPVVEVDPLMSKWSLRPSASEGQPCSRNAAAPQEPPMPMRNTFRLPGEAWGSSSGESVPGENRDEAPTSTDRLSPTVLRQLQALQRSFGPAEDLASAPVGVVDHRKRPPSGSDQGYISRSSHHQDSTHNKSQNPLDALTRLQEACLLNSLKPSGDVPSSEASFGHDRQ, translated from the exons ATGAATTTCCTTATCGGACATGTTTTCTCGCTAATGGCTCTAGTATCATCTCTCCGGATAATGGAATGGCCACCTCTAAATTGTACTCAAGag GGCCTGAGGTGCAGTGCAAATATAA GTGACTGCTCTGACGGGGACAGGTGGGTTAGGCCCAGGTATGAAACCCCAACCAGACCGTTGATATCAGAGCTACAGGTGGTGGCTAGAAGAGACGAGAAAGGGGACCTGGTGCCCGTGATCTCGGCGAAATGGAGGGCGCAGACGGATG GAAGCATACTTTCCCTCAAAGGAACCAAGGTGCACATACGACAGGAGGCCAGTAACCGAAGCCTTTGCGTTTATTACGTTTTCCACAATGAAATAAAGGACATGGTGAACCCTAGGCGCGAAGCg TGGTCATTTTCATTGGACGGAGTTGTTGTGGATCCCGGACAGAAATACTCGATTTCCATTTCTAATCTGCCTGTACCACGCACTGGGCATAACAAGATTGACCGAAACTTTACCGTCCCAG GGTGCAATGATCCTAAATTACAGGAAACAGAAGTATGTTTGGAGAGTG GAAGCCTGTGGGAGCCTAACATTACCCGGAGTATATCGGGTTCGGGAGCAGCGATGACCGTGAGTTTTAACAGCGAGGAGCGCTCTGAGAAATACACTGTGTCCGTCCAGTGTCCGGACTTCAGAGACTCGCAGACCGTCTGGAAG GACAATGAGACGTCCCTGAATGTGACGTTTGCAACGGACCAGTGGCCTGCGACCTGCTGCGATTATGACATTGTG ctcCAGCCATTTTTTATTCGGTGCAGCGAGGACTGTGCCCGCCTGGAGAGATTTAAGAACTGCGTCC ATGACCCACGATACAGTGGCGGACAagttttaatcatttcattCCTGGGACTGCTCCTTGGTTGTGGGTGTTTTGCACTTTGTAGAAAGACCTTGACAG gtGTGAGAAAACCCTGCCCTCCAG GTTCCTTGAGCGACCCAGCTGCCACGCCCACTGCTGTCTCTCGACAAGAGCCTCTCCAGCTGAGCACCCCAAGGAAAGTTCTGCTGATCTACTCGCTGGACCACCCTCTGTACAGAGACGTCGTCCTCAAGCTGTGCGCCTTCCTGAGGGCCAAGTGCGGCACCGAGGTGGTCCTGGACCTGCTGGACTCCGCCTGGCTCGGCACCGTGGGCCGCATGCAGTGGCTGGACTGGCAGAAGCAGCAGATCGAGAAGTCGTCTGACAAGATCCTGATCCTGTGCTCACGGGGCGTGCGTGCCAAGTGGAGGGCCATGTGCGGAGAGGGCCGGGTGATGCTGAGAGAGGACCTCCGCTCGCCCATGGGGGACATGCTCACCCCCGCCCTCAACCTAATCGTCCCAGACGTCGTGCATAGCACCTCCTTTCAGAAGTACATGGTGGCGTACTTTGAGGACGTCAGCTGCGAGGATGACGTCCCCGCGCCGTTCAACGTCACCGTCAAGTACAAGCTGATGAAGCACTTTGAGGAACTCTACTTCAGAATCCTGGACCAGGAAAAACATGAGCCGGGAAGGGTGAACCGCATCGAGGGAATAGCGCTAGATGAATATTTCAACTGCCCCTCGGGTAGAGCCTTGAGGGACGCCATCGAGACTTTGCAGGCCTACCAGCTGGAGAATCCCGACTGGTTTGAAAAGGAGTGTGTGGACAGCGAGGAAGAAGTGGCAGAGTCCGAGCTACAGCACCCTCTTCTCGCAGACACGTGCGGAGACCCCGTATTTCAGTGTGTGCCGGAGTTTCAGGAAGGGCCTCCTGTGCTTGTCAATGAAGTGCAGTTCAATGAAGATGCCAGAGGCGTCCAGGCATTAATTCCTCTCGTgaaccagggaggggaagggctTTCCACCCACCAGCTTCATCCTGGCGTTCATCCCAGCGACAGCCACCTCTGTTACTCGCACCCAGTCGTTGAGGTCGACCCGCTGATGTCGAAATGGAGCCTCCGCCCTTCAGCGAGCGAAGGTCAGCCTTGCTCGAGGAACGCCGCCGCCCCGCAGGAGCCGCCAATGCCGATGAGGAACACGTTTCGTTTGCCGGGGGAGGCGTGGGGGTCGTCGTCGGGAGAGAGCGTCCCGGGGGAGAACCGAGACGAGGCGCCGACATCGACCGACCGCCTCTCGCCTACCGTGCTGCGGCAGCTGCAGGCCCTCCAGAGGTCGTTCGGCCCTGCGGAGGACCTCGCCTCCGCGCCCGTGGGGGTCGTGGACCACAGAAAAAGGCCCCCCAGCGGATCAGACCAGGGCTACATCTCCAGGTCCTCCCACCACCAGGACTCAACGCACAATAAATCCCAGAATCCACTGGACGCTCTGACCAGACTCCAGGAAGCTTGTCTCCTCAACAGCCTCAAGCCGTCAGGAGACGTGCCCTCGAGTGAAGCATCTTTTGGACATGACCGCCAATaa